A part of Fusarium graminearum PH-1 chromosome 3, whole genome shotgun sequence genomic DNA contains:
- a CDS encoding conidiophore development protein hymA, with protein MSFLFGRARTRTVADLPKQAREHVLKLEGPQGPSKAEELARVLSQMKTILQGTPEADTSPEQILQLVTGLIDEDLLHLLAVNLFRLPFESRKDTQVIFSYVFRFRPATAAPKSDPLALSYVVCNRPQVLVELCRGYDHKESATPAGSVLRELLKNEAAAAIILYDDGDEPGSSSKGLNAIDRDRPQSGRGVFWRFFDWVDKSSFEVAADAFTTFRELLTRHKDLVPRYLSANFELFFDKYNNILVQSNSYVTKRQSIKLLGEILLDRSNYSVMTAYVDRGEHLKICMNLLRDDRKMVQYEGFHVFKVFVANPHKSVAVQKILLMNRDKLLTFLSHFLEDRTDDEQFIDEREFLIKQIRNMPAVPVPPQR; from the exons ATGTCGTTCTTGTTTGGCAGAGCCCGGACACGCACAGTCGCTGATCTGCCCAAGCAAGCCCGCGAAcatgtcttgaagcttgagGGACCGCAAGGTCCGTCCAAG GCCGAAGAGCTTGCCCGAGTTCTGAGCCAAATGAAGACCATCCTTCAAGGCACTCCTG AGGCCGATACATCCCCAGAACAAATCCTGCAGCTCGTAACTGGACTCATCGACGAAgacctcctccaccttctCGCGGTCAACCTCTTCCGCTTGCCATTCGAGTCACGTAAAGATACGCAGGTGATCTTCTCCTACGTCTTCCGTTTCCGCCCCGCCACCGCCGCCCCAAAAAGCGATCCTCTTGCACTGTCGTACGTTGTGTGCAATCGCCCCCAGGTCTTGGTCGAGCTATGTCGCGGCTACGATCACAAGGAGAGCGCTACACCGGCTGGTTCTGTACTGCGAGAGCTGCTAAAGAATGAGGCGGCGGCTGCCATAATTCTCTATGACGACGGAGACGAGCCTGGTTCAAGTTCCAAGGGACTTAACGCCATTGACCGTGACCGGCCCCAAAGTGGCAGAGGCGTGTTTTGGAGATTCTTCGACTGGGTAGATAAGAGCTCCTTCGAGGTGGCAGCCGATGCTTTTACTACGTTCCGG GAACTCCTAACGCGCCACAAGGATCTCGTACCAAGGTACTTATCTGCGAACTTTGAACTTTTCTTCGACAAATACAACAATATCCTGGTCCAGTCAAACAGCTACGTGACCAAACGTCAATCAATTAAGCTTCTGGGTGAGATCCTGCTGGATCGCTCCAACTATAGCGTAATGACTGCTTATGTTGACCGTGGCGAGCACCTCAAAATATGCATGAACCTACTGCGCGATGATAGGAAAATGGTCCAGTACGAAGGTTTCCACGTATTCAAGGTCTTTGTTGCCAACCCGCACAAGTCCGTTGCTGTCCAGAAGATTCTTCTCATGAACCGCGACAAGCTTCTTACTTTCCTTTCCCACTTTCTCGAGGATCGAACAGACGACGAACAATTCATCGACGAGAGAGAATTCCTGATCAAGCAGATTCGCAACATGCCGGCCGTTCCTGTTCCTCCTCAGCGGTAA